A window of the Branchiostoma floridae strain S238N-H82 chromosome 12, Bfl_VNyyK, whole genome shotgun sequence genome harbors these coding sequences:
- the LOC118428266 gene encoding uncharacterized protein LOC118428266 — MTPFLLLFVALATASPVKRQTTGLDADGDGHITIIEVDNAMDLGEVLVALDTDGDMQFTVTEALQFIDHHYFNVLDTNHDHVISFQEIQDGLTLADLFAFYDRNDDGFLYGAEADRIIAMYDAAYGTAAVPAARRQRRQADGLDTSGDGHLTLNECEAGLNLTVVAYAFGHRR, encoded by the exons ATGACTCCCTTCCTTCTTCTCTTTGTTGCCCTGGCAACGGCTTCTCCAGTGAAGAG ACAGACCACTGGTCTGGATGCTGACGGGGACGGACACATCACCATCATTGAAGTGGACAACGCCATGGACCTGGGAGAGGTCCTGGTGGCTTTGGATACCGACG GTGACATGCAGTTCACCGTTACAGAAGCCCTGCAGTTCATCGACCATCACTACTTCAACGTCCTCGACACCAACCATGACCACGTGATATCCTTCCAAGAAATCCAGGACGGCCTGACCCTGGCTGACCTGTTTGCCTTCTATGATCGCAACG ATGACGGATTCCTGTACGGTGCAGAGGCTGACCGCATCATCGCCATGTACGATGCGGCGTACGGGACAGCTGCAGTTCCCGCCGCGCGGCGCCAGAGGAGGCAGGCCGACGGGCTGGACACCAGCGGGGACGGACATCTCACCCTCAACGAGTGTGAGGCCGGACTCAACCTGACGGTAGTCGCCTACGCTTTTGGACACCGACG gTGA